One genomic window of Campylobacter curvus includes the following:
- a CDS encoding ABC transporter permease has translation MKNLLLIAKLDIKESFRSKWFMLYLGLFSALMLGFLFSGVTDSRVLGFSGLTRALLLFIQICVVIVPIFILISTVRSINSDRDTNLLEYVLSFPISLAEFYFGKALGRAFVVFVPLLVAFILCVAVGIFKAVAIPWDVLSLYLGLLFSLSIVFLSLGFLISSLIKNQETGQGVAFLLWLIMLAFLDLALIGFLMRSSVDERVIYFIALINPIELFRIAAICLFDPNLAVIGAASYFILAKFSPAAFIAYSILYPLILGVLCLTGGYFVFKEKDLV, from the coding sequence ATGAAAAATCTACTTTTGATAGCAAAGCTCGATATAAAGGAGTCTTTTCGCTCCAAGTGGTTCATGCTTTATCTGGGGCTATTCTCGGCGCTGATGCTAGGCTTTTTGTTCAGCGGCGTGACTGATTCTAGAGTGCTTGGCTTTTCGGGACTTACGAGGGCGCTTTTGTTGTTCATTCAAATTTGCGTCGTCATCGTGCCTATTTTCATACTCATTTCCACCGTCAGGAGCATAAATTCCGACCGCGATACGAATTTGCTCGAATACGTCCTCAGCTTTCCCATCAGCTTAGCGGAATTTTACTTTGGCAAGGCTCTCGGACGGGCATTTGTCGTGTTCGTGCCGCTTCTTGTCGCTTTTATCTTATGCGTGGCGGTTGGTATTTTTAAAGCAGTCGCGATACCTTGGGACGTTTTGAGTCTTTATCTGGGGCTACTTTTTAGCCTCAGCATTGTGTTTTTATCACTTGGATTTTTGATCTCTAGCCTCATAAAAAACCAAGAAACTGGGCAGGGCGTGGCATTTTTACTGTGGCTTATAATGCTTGCATTTTTAGATCTTGCGCTGATTGGCTTTTTGATGAGGAGTTCAGTCGATGAAAGGGTTATTTATTTTATCGCTTTGATAAATCCTATCGAGCTTTTTAGGATAGCAGCCATCTGCCTTTTTGATCCAAACCTCGCTGTCATCGGTGCGGCATCGTATTTCATACTGGCGAAATTCAGCCCCGCAGCGTTCATCGCTTACAGCATACTTTATCCGCTGATCTTGGGCGTTCTTTGCCTTACGGGCGGGTATTTCGTCTTTAAAGAAAAAGATTTGGTGTGA
- a CDS encoding ABC transporter ATP-binding protein: MINLKNITKSFGSQKILDDVSLDVARGEKLVILGQNGAGKSSLMRIVLGEFLPTGGSVSINGFDPLKSRKEALSLISFVPQTPPPLKFSLAELCEFVCKSSNVSFDEIAKFCGELDFSLEQNLGKPFYKLSGGMKQKMLIAVAFAKNTEILMFDEPTANLDVEARGAFKILLKRLAGAKTMVFISHRIDEIDDILQRYVLMDLGKIVKDEILKGKGA; encoded by the coding sequence TTGATAAATCTAAAAAATATAACGAAGAGCTTTGGCTCGCAAAAAATTTTAGACGATGTGAGCCTTGATGTAGCACGCGGCGAGAAGCTGGTTATCCTGGGGCAAAACGGTGCCGGTAAAAGCTCGCTCATGCGTATCGTTTTGGGTGAGTTTTTACCTACCGGCGGTAGCGTCAGCATAAACGGCTTTGATCCGCTAAAGAGCCGAAAAGAGGCGCTCTCTCTCATATCTTTCGTGCCTCAGACGCCGCCTCCGCTTAAATTTAGCCTCGCCGAGCTTTGCGAATTCGTTTGTAAAAGCTCGAACGTGAGCTTTGATGAGATAGCGAAATTTTGTGGCGAGCTTGACTTTTCACTGGAGCAAAATTTAGGCAAGCCCTTTTACAAGCTCTCGGGCGGCATGAAGCAAAAGATGCTCATAGCCGTGGCGTTTGCTAAAAATACCGAAATTTTGATGTTTGACGAGCCGACGGCAAATCTCGACGTGGAGGCTAGGGGCGCTTTTAAAATTTTGCTAAAAAGGCTCGCCGGGGCTAAGACGATGGTCTTCATCTCGCACCGTATAGACGAGATAGACGATATCTTGCAGCGATACGTGCTGATGGATCTTGGCAAGATAGTAAAAGATGAAATTTTAAAAGGCAAGGGCGCGTGA
- a CDS encoding NapH/MauN family ferredoxin-type protein, with protein sequence MNKYTTRATVRQIGFFNTLISTDKNGKKRPSIRAWRIGVIVLVHLLFVLSYRADIQILEGDISGSRIFGFHLTDVFMSAQVFLSTHEMHVNLIIGSLSILAFYVIVGGRAFCSWICPYSLIGEIGEKWHENLRAKKLIKERNFDTKWRYVFTLFFLALSLASAQLVFEIFNVVGIFSRFIIYGYAHAIWFVVAVLSVEIFFSRRAWCRYVCPIGATYSLLAKPNAMKVSWDKNRCDHCLVCIDVCLVPHVLEMTKTKAKDSGEQKETFRIAGADCTLCGRCIDVCHQDALKFDNGFKKLI encoded by the coding sequence ATGAACAAATACACCACCCGCGCGACAGTGAGGCAGATCGGCTTTTTCAATACATTGATCAGCACCGATAAAAACGGCAAAAAACGCCCCAGCATTAGGGCTTGGCGCATAGGAGTCATCGTTTTGGTGCATCTTTTGTTCGTGCTGTCGTATCGAGCCGATATCCAAATTTTAGAGGGCGATATCAGCGGCTCGCGGATATTTGGCTTTCACTTGACGGATGTTTTCATGAGTGCGCAGGTGTTTTTATCCACGCATGAGATGCACGTAAATCTCATCATCGGATCGCTTAGTATACTGGCTTTTTACGTGATAGTGGGCGGTAGAGCGTTTTGCAGCTGGATATGCCCCTATTCTCTCATAGGCGAGATAGGCGAGAAATGGCATGAGAATTTGCGCGCCAAAAAGCTCATAAAAGAGCGAAATTTCGACACCAAATGGCGCTACGTCTTTACGCTGTTTTTTCTGGCTCTAAGTCTTGCTAGTGCGCAGCTCGTGTTTGAAATTTTCAATGTCGTGGGTATATTTTCGCGTTTCATCATCTACGGCTACGCACATGCGATCTGGTTTGTCGTAGCCGTCTTATCGGTGGAAATTTTCTTTTCACGCCGCGCATGGTGTCGCTACGTTTGCCCGATAGGCGCGACCTACTCGCTACTGGCTAAGCCAAACGCGATGAAGGTGAGCTGGGATAAAAACAGATGCGATCATTGCCTGGTCTGCATAGACGTCTGCCTCGTGCCTCACGTGCTCGAGATGACAAAGACCAAGGCAAAAGATAGCGGCGAGCAAAAAGAGACGTTTCGTATCGCAGGGGCTGATTGCACGCTTTGCGGACGCTGCATAGACGTGTGTCATCAAGACGCGCTGAAATTTGACAACGGGTTTAAAAAGCTGATATAA
- a CDS encoding c-type cytochrome — MNIGKIVTILIAIGVCALMVMMLMFQTPSKKGGEAKAQSASQNNATQVSNQAQSTTIENFASSEELKKIKELAGSVQNKAAEGTSKLYLTSCAPCHGADGKGVMAPNIAGMDKEQLIKKLQDYKAGKVDNSLMKGLLTNTSDADIALLADEISKFKK; from the coding sequence ATGAATATAGGAAAGATCGTAACGATACTAATCGCCATAGGCGTCTGTGCGCTCATGGTGATGATGTTGATGTTTCAGACACCAAGTAAAAAAGGCGGCGAAGCAAAAGCGCAAAGCGCTTCTCAAAACAATGCCACACAGGTTTCAAACCAAGCTCAAAGCACGACTATCGAAAATTTCGCCTCAAGCGAGGAGCTAAAAAAGATAAAAGAGCTCGCAGGAAGCGTTCAAAACAAAGCCGCAGAGGGGACTAGCAAGCTATATCTGACCTCGTGTGCGCCTTGTCACGGGGCTGATGGCAAGGGCGTGATGGCACCAAATATCGCCGGAATGGATAAAGAGCAGCTCATCAAAAAGCTGCAAGACTATAAGGCGGGCAAGGTCGATAATTCGCTGATGAAAGGGCTTCTGACAAACACCAGCGACGCTGACATAGCCTTGCTTGCGGATGAAATTTCAAAATTTAAAAAGTAG
- a CDS encoding c-type cytochrome — translation MRYIFYIFAFMLLFSGCNDKGKDDKNQTASQSAQTAGVIKVERSSASAQPSRSDFVHYDMDGEKKVKFGLEDNNVSRQIGALAMVKSPLESINAKLVRGRLSKDFIVKCSSCHDDYANGIIGPSLLNKSGDEIYDMIIAYKNKEKANVLMRDLVNSMDESEVRALAKDISDFNAQFRSKK, via the coding sequence ATGAGATATATTTTTTATATTTTTGCCTTTATGCTTCTTTTTAGCGGCTGTAACGATAAAGGCAAAGACGATAAAAACCAGACCGCCTCGCAGTCCGCACAGACTGCCGGCGTGATAAAGGTCGAAAGATCAAGCGCTAGTGCCCAGCCAAGCAGATCGGACTTCGTTCATTACGATATGGACGGAGAAAAAAAAGTGAAATTTGGCCTTGAGGACAATAACGTAAGCAGGCAGATCGGCGCTTTAGCGATGGTGAAAAGCCCGCTTGAGAGCATAAACGCAAAGCTCGTGCGCGGCAGGCTCAGTAAGGACTTCATCGTCAAATGCTCCTCTTGTCACGATGATTACGCAAACGGCATCATCGGTCCGTCGCTGCTAAATAAAAGCGGCGATGAAATTTACGATATGATAATCGCTTATAAAAACAAAGAAAAAGCCAACGTGCTCATGCGAGATCTGGTAAATTCTATGGACGAGAGCGAGGTCAGGGCGCTTGCAAAGGATATAAGCGACTTTAACGCGCAGTTTAGGAGTAAAAAATGA